A single region of the Chelonia mydas isolate rCheMyd1 chromosome 4, rCheMyd1.pri.v2, whole genome shotgun sequence genome encodes:
- the PPP2CB gene encoding serine/threonine-protein phosphatase 2A catalytic subunit beta isoform isoform X2, with protein MELFRIGGKSPDTNYLFMGDYVDRGYYSVETVTLLVGLKVRYPERITILRGNHESRQITQVYGFYDECLRKYGNANVWKYFTDLFDYLPLTALVDGQIFCLHGGLSPSIDTLDHIRALDRLQEVPHEGPMCDLLWSDPDDRGGWGISPRGAGYTFGQDISETFNHANGLTLVSRAHQLVMEGYNWCHDRNVVTIFSAPNYCYRCGNQAAIMELDDTLKYSFLQFDPAPRRGEPHVTRRTPDYFL; from the exons ATGGAACTCTTCAGAATTGGTGGGAAATCGCCAGACACAAACTACCTGTTCATGGGAGACTATGTGGATAGAGGCTATTACTCGGTGGAAACAGTGACTCTTCTTGTAGGACTAAAG GTGCGTTATCCAGAACGCATTACAATACTGAGAGGAAATCATGAGAGCAGACAAATTACACAAGTATATGGCTTTTATGATGAGTGTCTACGAAAGTATGGAAATGCCAATGTTTGGAAGTATTTCACAGATCTGTTTGATTATCTTCCACTTACAGCTCTAGTAGATGGCCAG ATATTCTGTCTCCATGGGGGTCTTTCTCCATCTATAGATACACTGGATCATATCAGAGCTCTGGATCGTCTACAGGAAGTTCCACATGAG GGCCCAATGTGTGATCTTTTATGGTCCGATCCAGATGATCGTGGAGGCTGGGGTATTTCTCCACGTGGTGCTGGCTACACGTTTGGACAGGATATCTCTGAAACATTTAACCATGCCAATGGTCTTACACTGGTCTCCCGTGCTCACCAACTTGTGATGGAG GGTTACAACTGGTGTCACGATCGAAATGTGGTTACCATTTTCAGTGCACCCAATTACTGTTATCGTTGCGGGAACCAGGCTGCTATCATGGAACTAGATGacactttaaaatattcctt CCTTCAATTTGACCCTGCACCTCGTCGTGGAGAGCCTCACGTTACCCGTCGTACTCCAGACTACTTTCTATAA